In Topomyia yanbarensis strain Yona2022 chromosome 2, ASM3024719v1, whole genome shotgun sequence, one DNA window encodes the following:
- the LOC131679016 gene encoding uncharacterized protein LOC131679016 gives MLRYRRATGCLSCQPRKKMYVKPQTLKQLKAEVHDLRGVIRNLRLQLRVKEQRFKKFEKETEKKINDLELGIEQFRKSAIDIQSVSKQSIKDEVRSSLQKIFTVNQTDLILGEKKKVVWTAEEIALAFSLRYHSQPAYSIVRSEMKIPLPCLRSLREWASCIEMRRGILNDVFTVLKIAGKHMSARERVVVLGYDEVSVNGTVEYDKRNDSVIGPHKEMQVVSARGLFGK, from the exons ATGCTCAGATACCGTAGGGCAACCGGATGCTTATCCTGccaaccgcgtaaaaaaatgtaTGTTAAGCCGCAAACGCTCAAACAGTTGAAAGCCGAAGTTCACGATTTGCGTGGAGTTATTCGAAATTTACGACTTCAG cttCGAGTGAAGGAACAACgattcaaaaaatttgaaaaagaaacaGAGAAGAAAATAAATGATTTGGAACTTGGCATTGAACAGTTTCGGAAGTCAGCCATTGATATTCAGTCCGTTTCAAAACAGTCGATCAAAGATGAAGTGCGCTCATCCCTTCAAAAGATTTTCACTGTGAATCAAACCGATTTGATTCTAGGAGAGAAGAAAAAGGTGGTTTGGACAGCGGAAGAAATTGCGCTGGCATTTTCGCTAAG GTACCACAGTCAACCGGCATATTCAATCGTACGGTCTGAAATGAAGATTCCATTACCCTGCCTGAGAAGTCTCCGTGAATGGGCGTCTTGCATTGAGATGCGCCGAGGAATACTGAACGATGTTTTTACAGTACTGAAGATCGCTGGAAAGCACATGTCTGCAAGAGAGCGAGTTGTAGTTTTAGGATACGATGAGGTATCCGTCAATGGTACCGTTGAATATGACAAACGAAACGATAGCGTAATTGGCCCTCACAAGGAGATGCAAGTGGTATCCGCTCGAGGATTGTTTGGGAAATGA